The following are encoded together in the Fusarium keratoplasticum isolate Fu6.1 chromosome 1, whole genome shotgun sequence genome:
- a CDS encoding GPI-anchored wall transfer protein translates to MSDSASYKQRKEDFVSNLSGGSVAEINYVTSVAAVAIILWSVLQARQSFFEQYTVLAFAVDFLLNVGAILLSTTLYAGTPVLLNLLLIVPAILVFTLPPNSINRKKKPKVPPNARSKGSSGQLDVLSTKPFLTNFRGCMMIVTCVAILAVDFRLFPRRFAKVETWGTSLMDLGVGSFVFSGGLVAARPVLREKAVGRTTGRAAPLIHRIIHSMRHSIPLLVLGVIRLLSVKGLDYAEHVTEYGVHWNFFFTLGFLPPFVAIFQAALRWVPSFAALSLLVGITYQILLETTNLKAYVLSAPRTDLISMNREGIFSFIGYLAIFLAGQDTGMFVIPRNIPPRSTASPGAQRNTLLMTMAVWGGVWTGLYLLSTNYHYGFGLTVSRRLANLPYVLWVVAFNTLQLLGFAVVDTVFFPAFYNAQDAKTEKEAYEKATSRVIRAYNRNGLAVFLLANLLTGLVNMTVKTLDASPAATIGILVAYMSTITGVALALDAYNINIKL, encoded by the exons ATGTCTGATTCCGCCAGCTACAAGCAGCGAAAGGAGGACTTTGTGTCCAACCTCTCAGGCGGTTCCGTCGCAGAGATCAACTATGTCACATCCGTTGCCGCT GTCGCCATAATCCTCTGGTCCGTCCTCCAAGCCCGCCAGTCCTTCTTTGAACAGTATACGGTCCTCGCCTTTGCCGTCGATTTCCTCCTCAATGTCGgcgccatcctcctctccacgACGCTATACGCGGGCACGCCGGTTctgctcaatctcctcctgaTTGTACCCGCTATTCTCGTCTTTACGCTCCCGCCGAACTCGATCAAccgaaagaagaagcccaaggtcCCGCCTAATGCGCGGTCCAAGGGTAGCTCGGGACAGCTCGACGTCCTCTCGACCAAGCCGTTCCTGACAAACTTCCGGGGCTGCATGATGATTGTCACCTGCGTCGCAATCCTGGCTGTCGACTTCCGTTTGTTCCCCAGGCGGTTTGCCAAAGTTGAGACGTGGGGCACATCCCTGATGGATCTGGGTGTTGGATCCTTTGTCTTCTCAGGAGGTCTCGTCGCAGCTCGTCCCGTGCTGCGGGAGAAAGCTGTAGGCCGCACTACAGGACGGGCGGCGCCCCTGATCCACCGAATCATTCACTCGATGCGCCATTCCATCCCGCTATTGGTTCTGGGTGTGATCCGACTGCTCAGTGTCAAGGGCCTGGACTACGCCGAACATGTCACAGAGTATGGTGTGCACTGGAACTTCTTCTTCACGCTTGGTTTCCTGCCTCCATTTGTTGCCATCTTCCAAGCAGCCCTTAGATGGGTCCCTTCCTTTGCAGCCTTGTCGCTGCTGGTCGGTATCACTTATCAGATTTTGCTTGAAACTACCAACCTGAAAGCCTACGTTCTCAGTGCGCCAAGGACAGACCTGATTTCCATGAACCGggagggcatcttcagcttcatTGGATAtcttgccatcttccttgccGGCCAGGATACGGGCATGTTCGTCATCCCCCGAAACATCCCCCCAAGGAGCACCGCCAGCCCAGGGGCTCAGAGGAACACACTCCTTATGACCATGGCTGTCTGGGGAGGTGTCTGGACAGGACTCTACCTGCTTTCTACAAACTATCATTACGGATTTGGCCTAACGGTCTCACGACGTCTGGCGAACCTTCCCTACGTCCTTTGGGTTGTTGCGTTCAACACTCTGCAACTCCTTGGATTCGCCGTTGTCGACACTGTTTTCTTCCCTGCGTTCTACAATGCGCAAGATGCCAAgaccgagaaggaggcctATGAAAAGGCCACTAGCCGCGTGATACGAGCATATAACCGCAACGGTCTGGCTGTTTTCTTGCTGGCTAACCTCCTGACTGGTTTGGTCAATATGACTGTCAAGACGCTGGATGCTAGTCCGGCTGCCACCATTGGCATTTTGGTGGCGTACATGTCAACCATCACTGGCGTTGCTTTGGCATTGGACGCCTACAACATCAATATCAAGCTTTGA